TTGGTTCAAGAACCACGGCAAGCACAACCAGTTCCAAAAATGGTGGACCTCAAGTTCCTGAGGAACATACATTTTGCCAAGACACCTAACAAGAGAGTGAAGAAGACAGACAAACAATGCAAAGGCAATGAGTACAGAAGCCATCAAGGACCTTGTGTAGCCCCAGGTGGTTAAGCCCAAGATGCCAAAGGGCCCCAGCTGAAAACTCAGCCACCTTGCTCTCATCACTCACTCCAAGCTTGGGAAGTGGATTAGAAGCTACCCGGCCAAGGGtctgaaagaccccgaagggatactttcgtagagggagacccacacacccaggaatcagcgaggccacgaactggatgcaaaaaacaagaggctttattggagacgcaggtacctggggcgacttagcttctgtgtggctaagcgccccgagccaagggaaaaggggtccttatataggaaaaaaggcgcaagctaggagcaaggattctattggataattctaatgaggcattatacagagctattcccattggtcaatgtatatgaggcgctatacagggttattcaaatgaggcaaagtacagagttattcaaatgaggtgaaacacagagtctttcaaatgaggcgaaatacagaatcatttccattggatggttcaaatgagacacagagccattccagatcagcatattctcaaggtctggtgtctggtacagcagactcaattcccccccctttcctgatggctgaccttgggggcggagaccttgggacggagtgtttctcttcgggcggggcgggggctcaggggcagagctccaggccggctcactcggTGTTTGTCCTCGTGCtgacccacctggtgctcgccctcgtgccagcccacccggtgctcgttctcgggctggcccacctggtgctcattctcgggccggccccacccggtgcttgttctcgggccggccccacccggtgcttgttctcgggccgggcggggaaaggccaccgggggtggggatcggggaagccgccgacaggaggaagaggagacaaacttgagaaagaaagggctaagggacaggggtctttcattcccccatttctcttgtaACTGAATGGAATCTTTCATTCAGAGGTCTCTAGATACTCTGGATCTATTTGCTTTAGCTGATGATATTGTTGAGTTAAGACTAAAGCCTGTACAACAGATAGTCGTTCTCTGATGAATTGAGTCAGTTTGTTCAGAATGCAGGGACCAAATATGAGGATCAAAAATAGAATAACCAGAGGTCCCATGAGCGTGGATATAAGGGTAGTCAACCAGGGGGATTTAGCGAACCATCCCTCGAACCATCCTTGTTGAGACTCAAATAGCTGTTGCCTCTGTTTTAGCCTCTCCCTAAGTTTGGCCATGCTATCCCTAACTATTCCTGTATGATCTGCATAAAAGCAGCATTCTTCCTTGAGGGCAGCACATAGCCCCCCTtcctgtaaaaataataaatctaatccCCGTCTGTTTTGCAGGACCACCTCAGAGAGTGATGTTAAGGATTTCTCGAGTGCACTGACTGACTCTTCTAGGACCTGGATATCCGTGTGCATGGCTTGTTGTAGAAGCTTAAAATGATTAATTCCCTGTAGGGCAACGGTTCCGGTCCCTATGCCGGCTGCTATGCCCCCCATTGTTATTCCTCCTAATAATAGGGCCACGGTAAAGGATATTGGCTCCCTCTTATATCGGGTTGATTTCTCTAGTACGCTGTAAACATATTCAGGTTGGTGGTATGTGACTTTGGGCCAAAGTtctatcaatatacaaaagtcaatGGTGGTGTTGAGAACAGTGGTAGAGACACAGGGAGTCAACCCAGTACTGCAAGCCCAATAAGTTCCATAAGGGGCAACAAGGTATCGGCTGTCCTGAGATAATGGCTCTACTTGGTTACATAATTCTTGATGTGAGGAAGGAATCCTGCCTATGCATAGCCCCTTTCCTGAGACCTCAGATATTGTGAGCTTGTGCTGCATAGCAGCTCCGCAACTGGTAGGTGCTGAGGTCTGGTTGGAGTAGTTGCCCAGTATTGCCACGCCTTCATAATATGGGGGCCGGGAAACTAGGCATAACCAGCATTCCTGAGTCTTGTTGGGGTCTGAAAAATTTAAGGCTTGGTAAACTCCTTGGATTAATTGTAATAATCTATCTCTGGTACCTGGAGGGTCTCTGGTTATCTCGATGTTTAGGGcatctggggtgggggagaaggtgACAGCACCTGGTGTAGGAGTGATAGCTTTAGGAACGGTAGGGGGTTTAGGGACTTGAAAATGGGTTGGGGATCTCTGGTCCGCTATTACTATGTTTGGCCCAACTGATTGTTGGCTTAGGGGAGTAATTTGTCTGTACAGGGAGAATAAAGTCACCGGATCTTTCCCTGCTCGGTGCAGCCTGAGTCCCCAGACCTTAGGACTATCCCAAGTAGTTCTTTTTCCAGCATCTGTGAACCTTAGGATGAGAGGGTTGCATTTTCCTCCGGGGGTGGCGCCTTGAAAACCTCCCCCTCCGGCACTATCATAACAAGGTCCGCAGGCTCTTTGCCCACATCTCCATGGTCCTTTCCCTGCGTACCCTGGGATCTCCCTCCGTTTGAGAGTGATGAAATCCCAAGAGGAAGAGGGTTTCCAGTAAGCCTCCCCTGTGGTTTCACATCCCCATCTTGCACAGTACCCTTCCTGCGGCCCCCCGCAGCCATGAGTTGGTTTATGGCCGGGGCAAACATAAAAATCCTTGCTTCTTGTTCCTATCCTTCCCCCAGGGTGGTGGCATCCGTACCCTGGGAATGGTTCCTGGTCAGAGGGATCCCAATCAGACCCTACTAAGTCACATAGGTCGACATAGAGAGGAGGGAACCCATCATGTAGAGTCCCTATATAAGTGCTGAGGTTGGCTATTTCCCCGGTCCCTAGATTGGCTATTTTCCAGGTGATATTATAAACCCTGTGGGGGTTAGTTGCTACATGGGGGGTAAACAGACAACCAATCAACAGGAGGGTGTACGAGAGAGTCTTATCTTTAAAGGATTTTGAGTGCGGTGTGCGGTCCATTCTGATGCAGTGGCTGAATCGGTGGGTCGGGCTGGCTTTACATGTGAAGCATGTATCCAAGCTGCAATGCCGTCTACCTTGAGTGCGGTGGGAGTGGTAAGCAAAACGATGTAGGGTCCCTTCCAGCGGGGTTCAAGGTTCTTGGCCTGGTGACGCCGGACCCAAACAGTGTCCCCGATCTGGTAGGAATGGGGGATGGTGGGATGGTCCCTCTGGTCTTTATAAGCTTGAGCAAGGGGTTTCCAGACCTCCCGTTGTACTAGTTGGAGGGCCTGTAAATGAGCTTGGAGAGAAGGGGAGTTAGCAAAATCTGAGACATCTTGATCAAGAAAGTTAATGATAGGAGTAGGTACTCCATACAGGATCTCAAAGGGTGTGAGCCCATGTGGTCCAGGGGTATTACGAGCGCGGTAGAGTGCTAGGGGGAGTAGGAGGACCCAGTCTCTAGTGCCAGTTGCAAGCGACAATTTTGTTAAAGTCTCCTTGATTGTTCTATTCATCCTTTCTACCTGTCCTGAACTTTGGGGTCTATaagcacaatgtaatttccaatcAATCCCCAACAAGGTGGCCACTGACTGACTTACCTGGGAGACGAAGGCGGGCCCATTGTCTGTTCCCAATACCTGAGGCATCCCATAACGGGGAAAGATTTCTTCAAGCAATTTCTTAGTAACGATCTTGGCTGTTTCATGTTTAGTAGGGAAGGCTTCAACCCATCCTGAAAAGGTGTCTACAAAAATTAATAGATACTTGTATCCATATTTTCCTGGTTTAATCTCAGTGAAATCTATCTCCCAATGTGTTCCGGGCCGGTAGCCTCTGACCCGGTTCCCGGGAGGAAGCTTCAGTCTGGATGCGTTGACTCGGGCGCACGCATCACATTGCTCAGTTACCTGTTTTAGAATATCGTTCTTCCCCAAAAGGAAATTGAATTCCTCTTCTCGTTCGAGGAGCTCCCGCATCTTCTTGGAGCTCAGATGTGTCATCTTATGTAAAAATGTCACTAGGTACTTGGTTACCCGGTAGGGGATGACAGTCTTTCCTTCATAAGTCCAATCCCCGTTTGGTTCCTTTGCGGCTCCCAATTTCTCTAGGGTTTGGATGTCTCTTTGTTCATAGTCCCATGAGGGGAAGGGATGGTCGTTGGTGGGCTCTAGAGCCAGGAGGTTAGTGGTGTCTGTGGTCAGGGCCGCCTCTCGGGCAGCCAAGTCTGCCCTTCGATTGCCCCTTGCTTCGAAAGAATCCCCTTTTTGGTGTCCAGGGCAATGTATGATACTTAAGGCAGCGGGCAGATGAAGAGCCCTTAAGAGAGCGAGGATTTCctccttatttttaatgtctttcccTTCGGAGGTAAGCAGCCCCCTCCGTCTGTAAATTTCTCCATGTATATGGGCAGTGGCGAAGGCATAACGACTGTCTGTATACACGGTGAGCCTCTTACCTTCTGCCAATTTTAGAGCCTGCGTGAGTGCTATGAGTTCTGCCCTCTGTGCGGAAGTTCCAGGGGGGAGTGCCTGGGCCCAGACGACCTGATTCTCTGTGGTGACTGCCGCGCCCGCCTTTCGTTCTCCTTGATGCAAAAAGCTGCTTCCATCCGTGAACCAGATGTGGTCCGGGCTAGGTAGAGGCTGGTCAGTCAGGTCGGATCTCGCTCCATGGGCCTCGGCCAATACCTGTAAGCAATCATGAGCCTcgggctccccagggagggggagcaGGGTGGCTGGGTTCAGAGTCACCAAAGGCCCGAAGTGGACCCGGTCTTTGTCTAACAGCATAGTCTGGTAATGAGTCATTC
This DNA window, taken from Cricetulus griseus strain 17A/GY chromosome 2, alternate assembly CriGri-PICRH-1.0, whole genome shotgun sequence, encodes the following:
- the LOC118238429 gene encoding MLV-related proviral Env polyprotein-like gives rise to the protein MDRTPHSKSFKDKTLSYTLLLIGCLFTPHVATNPHRVYNITWKIANLGTGEIANLSTYIGTLHDGFPPLYVDLCDLVGSDWDPSDQEPFPGYGCHHPGGRIGTRSKDFYVCPGHKPTHGCGGPQEGYCARWGCETTGEAYWKPSSSWDFITLKRREIPGYAGKGPWRCGQRACGPCYDSAGGGGFQGATPGGKCNPLILRFTDAGKRTTWDSPKVWGLRLHRAGKDPVTLFSLYRQITPLSQQSVGPNIVIADQRSPTHFQVPKPPTVPKAITPTPGAVTFSPTPDALNIEITRDPPGTRDRLLQLIQGVYQALNFSDPNKTQECWLCLVSRPPYYEGVAILGNYSNQTSAPTSCGAAMQHKLTISEVSGKGLCIGRIPSSHQELCNQVEPLSQDSRYLVAPYGTYWACSTGLTPCVSTTVLNTTIDFCILIELWPKVTYHQPEYVYSVLEKSTRYKREPISFTVALLLGGITMGGIAAGIGTGTVALQGINHFKLLQQAMHTDIQVLEESVSALEKSLTSLSEVVLQNRRGLDLLFLQEGGLCAALKEECCFYADHTGIVRDSMAKLRERLKQRQQLFESQQGWFEGWFAKSPWLTTLISTLMGPLVILFLILIFGPCILNKLTQFIRERLSVVQALVLTQQYHQLKQIDPEYLETSE